TTTAGTATTTAGTAATTTGGTAGTTTAAatatatataacactatttatttttatattttataaaataaaataggGATAATCGTTgaatcaaaatatatatatactccATTTCGATTATTAGTATATAAACAGTGCGATGCACGgttattttatcattatatattataaaatataattttaatatattggTATTAGGATTCGAACCTTATACCCATTGTATAATAATTTTACAATGCACCACGATTATTTTTATCATTACATGTTGTAAATTATAATTTTGATATGTTATTGGTAGAATTCGAACCTTATACCCAttgtataataatttttaaaattatatctaaCGGTTCGTCAATTTGATTTGATGGCTCTAGATTGAGTAACCAAACACCAAcaatcaaacttttaatatttcgtctttaatataatagtactAGCCTAAAATTCGTGCGATGCACGGTTGTTTTAAAtaatagtttttttattattcttattttaatattttattaattatatttgttAAAACAATAAGTATGTCTGGATAAATATAGTCGAACATATCTTTTAGTAAATTCATTAACTAACACAATAAATAACTTCTGAAAAATATATACTCGACCCAATTAAATCGGTCATGTGTTTAAATTAAAGTATTTTAATTGAGATTATTTGGATTGTTAATAAAATTCAAATCTTAAACTAAATTTTATAATACCAACTCCCTTCATACCACTCATTTGTTTACATATTTTTTTCTCATGattgacacgcattttaaggctactataaaatatagttctataatttatttttttattttttttgttataaaaatttaaacattatatttttatttaaaagaaaaaattatttaaaattatttagggaaCCATACTCTACGGGAGTCTTAGAATGCGTGTCGATCTCCCGTCCCCCAATGTAAAGAACCTGGAGGTACGGAGGGAGTATTACAATTATATAGAATTAGAAATTTGgtcaaaaaattttaaaaattataatgtAAGCAACCAAACGACAACTACAAATCTTGGACTAATTTGTATAATAACTACAACTATTATATCTAATAAGAATGTTggttaaaaatttcaaaaattagaaTTTAAGGGAAAAAAATACAACTGAGTTTACTGGAGATTGAAGTGGTGCTTTTAACGGTAATTTAGCTTGAAAAATATTAGCGTGTTAATTCTAATGCTGATATGATATATCTTTCTCAAAAATTTCGGGTTTTGTATCAGATTCAAAACGGACAGTGTGAGTCCATATTTAACTATATTTTTAAAACTTGTAGTTTATTAGAATATATGCGATTTAAagattattttgaatatttaataattttttaaattttattttaaatgaaAAATTTTAAGATATGGAAATTGTCAATTAAGATGTTTAATAATATGATTTGGTAATAACTATATATCCACGTATATGTATATGTTAGTAATATTTTTGAAATAAGTGggcttttaaaaaaaaatattactgAACGAAATATATAGTTTTATTCATATTTATAGATGTGTATACAAATGATTATTTAGTTTTAATTTAAAGATAAATTTTAGGCTAGATCAATAGTCTGAATTATCCATAGTTTAGTCTTGTTTAGCCCGGATGAATTGTATCCATTATTTTGTATTAGTTTAAGACTCAATATAGCGACCAGATTCAATTAATTATATTCATCTCTCATTGAATTTGTTTAAGTTTGGATCAATAACATTATTTAAACTCagataaaaatatatattattttgttctAACTAGtctaatatttttttaaaattttattttatctttAATTGTATATTTTTTTAACTGTGTccatagtatttattattttattttaacccgataaaacaattccaaataattgTATTGggttattttttaatttataacaAACCAATAATATTATTTGTTTAAACCCAAATGAATATTTTAGTTGGtctaatattttttaattttaattttattttaacttaAATTAATTGTATAAATCTTTTTTTAGCCTAGGTGAATAGtatgtatttatattattttgttatattcTGACACTATTATATAAAGTGACAATTATCTCTAGTTTCATTTTAATAAAATGTATAGCATAGATATTATAGATATTGAAAAAAATCTGTAATTATATAAACCGGTTATATCAATCAAATCCTagtaattatatttagtttattttgaattttaattAAGTCCGATTGATATTGTTTTGTTTTAGCCTAGATGAGTAGCATAAATTTTTTAGCCCGTGTCATTATATCGACCAAcactttatttttaattttaatttagttttagttcgtttcaataatataatttttttaattgtgtcaataatatttattattttattttagtctgaTGCACCAAATCCAATTTACTACAGTTagtttttttatttgttattttaacTCGTCTAAatagtttatttttttaatatgaataaatagtatatattattttattttatcttaTCTCATTATACCAATTAACAAATTATATTTtgatttgaattttattttataCGGTTCAATAGTATAATGTTTTTGGTCCGGGTGAATAATATGTATTATTGTATTTTGTCTAAatgttattataaatatttaaatatatttgtcattaattaattattttttgaatattaatttattaatagtATCAATAATAGATATAacttattataatatataatcaCAATTATTACAATAATGAAATAGTATATTAATACAATTGCCTATGTTAAATAGGAGACCTTTAATGGGGTATATAAATCCCCCTGAAAATTCTAGGGAGTGAAGACTCCATTGTATTTAACAAAAAAGAAAAAAGTCTCCATGGTATTGTTGAGTATTAGGTTACTAACAAAGTAATAGAAGAGTAGTCCGGTGGGAATTACTTTCCTTTGTGTACTGAAAAATAGgtattataataaaaaatttaatatttcatattttatataataataataatagataGATAATATAGATTATAGTATATAGTATTGATAGATAtgtatattaaaatttaaaaacaacATGTAAGTTACAATACTAAAATTATTAGTTTCAAATATATATTAACAAACACTTTTATCAGAAGCAGCGGGAGAATTTTGATGTAGCGGTAATGCTTGCAAAAAGGAATGTCTAACGTCTCAAGTCTCGGCACGATGAGAAAATGCTCAAAATATCCATATTTCAACATCAACGGTTCAAAATATCCAAATATGAAATATATGACCCAAAATACCGATCAGATACACATGTGTCACGTGAATGTGCATCACGGGATACACATGTATTACATGCGTATATTTCCTTCTGTTTCAGCTAGGAAAATGAAAAAAaacatattaaaaaaataatttaaagttTAATACGCAATTATGTAATGCTTATACAGGGATACATATGTACAAAATGCGTATcttatgcaattttttttaaaaaaaataagtgAATGCACGCATTCTTAAAATACGTATCATGGGTTGTGCATTTACAAAATGCGTGTCTTTTGTAAATTCAGATACTCCTTTTCAAAATGCGTATCCCGTCAGCGTTTTGGGCCATACATTTCAGATATGGGCATTTTGGGCCATCTTTTTCCTGTGTTGGGCATTTAGGGCCATCGCCCCAACACGATAAAGTCCGGAAAATTTTCCTaataaaattatgattttttgttcgaTATAATTTTTTTGACTAATTACATTTACTAGCCTAAAATTCGCACATATTGATTATAACATTTGtaaatttattatattataaaaacaataattatatattattgagattaatgaAATCTGTATGTATTACATTACTAAAGGATTCAAAATTTTGATcgttaaaatcttaaaaagtaTTCCTACACTTGCGGATGCAGAGCCTATATAGGATAGTGGGAGTCTTGAATAACAGTGGTGTACACGGATGATTTagtaaattttttatttttttcttgatttattaattattttgttatattataatttgaaatattaaaattaatattggAAGTGTTTGATTCCCTACAAAAGAGGTAAGAATAAAGTTGAGTGCGATTAGAATTTAATAAGTTgaataataattcatagagtttgtatttatattaaatacatgatttaatttttttaattaaattaaatttatttaaatgtTATTTTGCAAGGTGTTAACATACTTTTTAGGAAGTTGTTAATGTCTGACCAAACAaaaccatgtttcgcttataaaAGTATAGTATAGATATGTCTTATAAATAATTATGTGTTCCAACAAATTTTGGTACGAGCGAGAATCGAAATCAGTAGGACAACAATAATAAAGTTTTTAATTAATTTAGCTACTCCTTCTCTAGTGGAGTATCATGTCAGAAACTCTTTTGTTACTggattattatttaaaattattgaaTTAAGGTTTACATTTAAATTATAGTTATGCCTAAATCCTAAATCAAATTGCCTTTTATTCATTTAATACTTCTAGAACTCAAATGGAGAATTGTTAAACCCtgtaatataattttttttttataaaaatagggctcaaacttattttttttttaaatattaaattaatatccACCCTTAAATTAGGCCCTAAATCCTAGATCCTCAATCGATATGCATTTttattgattttttaaatattatagaACTCAAATAGGTAATTGTTGAGCTCTAAAATAGTATAAATTGTATACATAGGACCCATacttgaattttaaaaattattaaacaaacatttaaatattttaaaaataataaaaattacatgaTACTCTACTGACCGACTATCCCACTAAACATTCCACTCTCCACTAGAAATGACATACCATCCTGATAATTCACCGGAAGTCAAGTGTCTAGGTAATATTTAGGATCACATATTTCAAAATAAGTTTTTTGGAAAGTAACCTCCAAAAAGAGATATTTTAGCCATTTTCCCGGTTGCGGGAAATCTAAATATCTATATAAAGGAAAATCACGGGAGTATGACGTGGCTCGGGAAATCTATATATCTATCTAAAGGAAAATCACGGGAGTATGACGTGGATGGGCTGAGCATCCTCCAAATCATTTTCTCTCATTTCATTTCAGAAGCCTTCATCGAATTGATCGCTTTTATAATATCCAAGTCTTTTGAATCCAATCCATTTAAAACTTTTGGCTTTCCATCTCCCGCACTCAATCAGTTTTCCACTTTATGCCTTCAAAATTCAATTCAATCGGTGCTTATTTATGTATTTGCAGTCATGCACCGCAAAAACTAGGCTACAAGGACATAGGGAATTGTCTCCAATAATCAGGTTTGTTTTAACTCAATTTCAATTCCCATTTTTTTGAGTTGTGTCCCATCTTATATAATGGTTTTTGACTTTATGCCTTCGAAATTCAATTCAATCGGTGCTTATTTATGTATTTGCAGTCATGCACCGCAAAAACTAGGCTACAAGGACAGAGGGAATTGTCTCCAACAATCAGGTTTGTTTTAACTCAGTTTTAATTCCCATTTTTTAATTTGTGTCCCATCTTATATATTGTATAATGGTATgcatatattttaatttttcttcCGTAAAATTATTCGTGTTTTTGTTTTACAATTTTCGGATACGAGGTCTCAGATGCAGCTTTCATGTTTGATAAAAGTCCAGAATGAGATATAATTtcttatattttaattttgattaTGTTACTCCTAAAAAAGAGTTCTCTTTATAATGCTAACAAATTGGATTTTTATTCTTTAATTTTGATTATGTTACTCCTGAAAAAGAGTTCTCCTTATAATGCTAAATAAATTGGATTTTTATTCTAGATTTTCTTCCTCAACAATATTTGGGCGACAATTTTAGAGGCATGTTTTTTGAATATTTATCACTGAGAATTTTGTATACACATGGGAGTACATTGGAGGAGAAGACAGATTTTTGTCATTTGAAAGTAATTTATTAAAACATTCATTGAATACTTTTATCATCCCTTTTTGTAAGTTGCTGAGTGTTAGCATATTTGCTTGTCCATATTAGTTTTTTATATATGCCCATTGTTGATATTTAACCTTTTAATCTATTTTGATAcattcttaatttttatattttttacagagaaaaatgATATGAGTCTGCCCTGCTACAAGATAAATGTGTTAGTGTTTTCAACATGTCGAATTAATAAATATGCATTTTACACCCTTAAATGGACTCGGATTGGGATCACCCCTCTCATTTGAAAGTAAGCTTCCAAACTTCTAAACTCGCTAAATGTAAGAAGTAAGTCTTTTGTTAATGACAATTTTGGTTGCTCAATCATGTTTATGTTCTTATAGACACAAAAAAGGTTGAAGATTCAATTCTTCCTATCAGTGAAACACTCGGAAGTCTTTGGTTTCTTTAGTTAATATTCCGAACATATATTCTTTTTACAATAATTGTTACTTAATTATAAATACATGTGTTTTGCTATGTATCATTCTTAAAATATTCTTTCGCGAGGTTACAATATTTACCAATGCCCCTTCATTAAATTGGAGTTGCAAATTACACACCTAAAGTTGAATACATATTTACATATGAATTCGTCACGACTTATAATATTTGTATGTAGGCATGTTATTCAACCTAAATTTAGCACTATATAGTTACACCCAACATAGTGTATGTAGGCATGTTATTCAACCTTAATTTAGCACTATATAGTTTTAGCGTTGCTAAGTTTGCATTAATTATTGATGTGAGTAACAAATAGTAAATCTTAATATTAGATTAAGAGGTTCCATGAACGAACAAAAGAGCTCTTAGAAAAATTCTTATGACATGTGGAACAAAGTGGCAACCATATATACTCTCTAATTTGCTGTTAACTAAAAAAACTGCATAATTCAAAATTGTAGAGCACCACAACATAAGTAATCTGATCCTAATATTGAATGCATGCTTGTAGTCTGAATTTTGTGATATTGGTTTGTTTATTTCCTGACACTTATGGACATTTGTTGAAGTTATGTTTTTTAAGATATTTAAAATAACAATTATACTTGCACGCCATTCTTGCCAGGACACCAACGTATTTGGTAGAATCACGCTTCTTAGATTTGCTATGTGATGCTGAAATGGCATTTGATAATTTGTATGTGTTGCCTTTCTATACGTGGGGCGCTAAGTAGCTAGATTAtgcatttttcttttcttttccatTGAAGACCATTGTTAAATTGTGTGCCGGAGGTTCCAAAGTCTCTGAGGGCATAATTAAAGTGTGAGCTAACACTTGAAGATATTGTGTTATAGTCTCGGAAATCGCACTCCACATACACGTCTTTATGATTATGTATGTACAAGATAGTTTTGCTGGGCCAAAATTCATGATCTGGATACAGGTAACTCCTTTCTAAATATCTCTCCGCTAATTTACTTCATTTCTCAGTAACGGAGAAATGATATTCAACGGTATTGACCATAAAGTTTAAATTGAATTTAAGGAATGATGATTACCATTTGGCTGCTACTGAGGTGGTAGGTATATGTGCGAGTAAAGACACTCATTCGAAGGAGCCTATAATCTATTATCTGATATCTCAGAATCATGCGGATTTTTAAATTTTCCACGATTATTTACAGAGTGATTACAAGTATCAATAGACCCGCTTTTAGAGGAAGATGCTATTGGCAACTTTTGTCCGTGTTTAAGATCCCAAGGTTGATAAATTTCTTTTTTAAGAATTTATGAAGTTAAAAAGTGTGAAATTATAGCAGTGCCAAGTTTTCAGTTAGGTTGGTTGTAGGGTTAGATACTAGATATTAATTGTGATTTTGACTGTGTATGCAATGGTGTTCCTTTTGACATCTAAAATAAGATGTACTTTTTCTTGGTGTTTCATGCTCCTAACAAAATGTAATGTGCCAATTTAAATAAAATGGCAGTGAGAAGTGAGAATAAGATGTATGTGCACTCTTTATGGCATAATGACAAGAATGACTTATAAATAATCTATACCTTGGTTGCAGGAATTTTCAAACAAAAGTGTTTTCAAAATATTTCTGATACTGAAGAAAGAGAAAAATGTTAGCTTTCTAATTTTCTATGTGTATATCATAATACAAAAtttaacattatattatattatatatctaCAAATAATAAGTTTATATTTTATTTGACAACTCTTTCGTGTATTTGGTTTCAATTTTAGCGTTAACATAGGAATGTACAGTTATCATATGAAAATAGGTTGATGGGAATGAAAAAGAAGGCATGAGCAGAGATATGATGAAAATTTTGTTGAATGTAGAGTATTAGTGTTTTTGTCATTTCAGTAGCTGCTATTTGTACTTGTGTTCAAAGACAAAACTAAGGAAGTACGTGAATGCAATGACTGACATCTCATTTTTCAGAAAGCAAAGAAATGATGTTATAACTTATAACAATGTTATTCATGTATTTTTTATAATGTTTTTCGCAACCGCGCGAAGCGCGATTTGTTCAACTAGTTATTACATATCGGTAAAACAAATGCTTCGATCTGAGCAATTATAATACATATATAATGATATTGGAGCAGTGTATAAGATACATTTTCCTTTACTCAGGGAACAACACCCTACCAATtgtatatttatataagttaaaTAGTTAAATTTCAAGTAGGTGAGTGTCTGTGTTTGAAAAATTCAAGTGAGTCGCTCATTTCAAATTTGATCTTTTTATCAAAGTTGAAAATTGAAATtacacaaaattaaaatattgtaAAGTAGGAGGCCGTTGAGCTCATTTTGAGTTTTAATTGGATTACTAAAACTTGCTATTTGGCTAGAATCATGATGAAATTGATATTTGATTCTTTGAAATCTAAAAAATAACTGAAGTAGAAAAAATCAAAGTCAAATTTCATCATAAGATGCGAGATAAAATAAATGCCAAGAAATCATTTTCATAActgaaattcgaccaggatcacGAAATGATCAGGATGTGAGTTAAAATTTCATCAATATGAAAGCAAATATTTGAGTGAAACAAGATACATGAAAGAGAAGTTATCGTTTGGCACAACACCATTAAACTTCAACAAACCAAAATACATATTACAAATGTGTCGATTATTATTTCCTAACTCAATCTGTTTCGTAAATTCTGGCGTTATATGAAATTTTAAAGTCAAACAAAGTTGAATTTGTCTAATAATTATTAATTGCTATTTCATAAAATTTATGAAAAGAATATCGCTAGAAAGTATTTTTGAATTACCGTCATTCCTAAtctttaaatttctaaaattataaaCCAGTAAAATATAATTTATGGTTTGTGGTCAAACTTAAatgtatttattttttaaaattcatataCTGTCAATTTTTTTTAAGAACAGAGGAAGTACGCAACTTTTTTAAGAACGGTACGTAACTTCTACATAATTTACCTTATACTGAATATCGGGGCAAACCGATATTTGATATAACTACAAACCCAAGACATACAATTCAATATACGTTTATATCCTTCCGCTGATTTTAGCTTTTAGTTTTTCTAAGCTCATGCGATCATTCATCCCCGCCACCACCAGCTACGGCAACTACGGAATGTTTATTGTTTAAAAATCTAAAAAAGATACACTACTAAAACCTCATGTATCAAAATACAAGATTAAGCATAAAACATCATAGTGAATTAGTGATAATCATAAAATAAACAAAGTAGCTGGCTTTACAGTTGAATAATTGGACTTTACAGGAATTCAAAGCCGCCTTAGAGATTATTATATGTGGCATTAAACTATTAAAATGTACTATACCTCCCATAATCAATAAGAAGCCCCCGGTACAACGTGTTCTTTTAGTTCAAACGGGTTCTAGATTCGATTTAAAGTGATTTTACGTGTTTGGTTGAATGTTTTACTAACCTTCTTATGAATTAGACCTGAAGTTCTAGGTTTAATTTCAAGTAATGATAAGTTTAGATTCGCGTAAGTGGgatattaattaaaaaaaatataaaattatttgatttataaaaaatattctaTCCGTCCCTATTTACCTGTGCAATTGGACTCTTACACATAATTTATGATATATTGAACACATATTTtcattaattatttttcaaattttcttttttaaATAGAAATTTAAGATGTAACACACGTTATAtaataaaaagtaaaataaaaatgCAAGAGGTAGACTATTCTGGTTGACGGATGGAGTCAATTCAGGTGTCTGACTCGTTCGATCTCGAATTTTGGAACCCCCATTAACGTCACAAATGAGGTTGCCTTTGATCATCTATATAACATCTCCCCATGCAATGTTTCATTTCATTCAATATTATTTCATACAAGAAAATCTATTATCTTTACTTAGAATTCTGTTAATTTGTTAATTTCCAAAAACAATTATCAAAATCACACAAACTACACACACACAAAAGAGAGTATGTGGAGATTTGGAGGCAAAGGTGAATCTGGTTTCTCTGCTGCTAACACTGCAGAGCAAGTTACAGAGGGAATTGACGGAACTTCCTTAACTGCCATTGTCACAGGTTTATATTCTTTTTTTCATTTTCATCATTttatactcaaaatatttatAATCTCGTATAGTTACCTGAGGTCACTCCGAGACGATAACATTACATTAAGGCCTCTAGCTATAATTTTGTGCTACCAAATGACACTATTTTGCTCCTTCAATAGATGCATTAATATGCATATTGTACCTAAATTCTGCTGTTGCATACTCAAAATTAAGTTTTGGATATGTGTTGACAATCTTCTTAATGACAGGATCAACAAATGGTATTGGAAAAGAGACTGCACGAGTCCTTGCCTTGCGCGGGGTTCATGTAGTTATGGGAGTGAGAAATGTTACTGCTGGTGGAAAAGTTAAAGAAGAATTCCTCCAGAAGATCCCCAATGCTAGAATAGATGTCATGGAAATCGATCTTAATTCAATGGACTCTATCAGGAAATTTGCTTCCGACTATGTTTCCTCGTGTCTTCCTCTTAATATCCTCATGTAAGGAAACTATGTGATAGGGTTCGCTCTTACCATCTGCATAACCGATCAAATAATTACATAGTATTTCCATTTAGAGGCCGTACGTAAACTAAATTTTCTGTTGTTGGAAATTGCAGTAACAATGCAGGTATCATACCTGCTGCCAAGTTTACACTTTCAAAGGACAACATTGAACAAGTTTTTGCTGTCAACCATTTAGGTATGTTAGACTACTAACAAGTTATGATTCAATATATTTGTATTGTGACTTTGACAATTAAACAATCTTGTCCTCTTAATTGATGAACCCTTCATCTCACACTTTTCTCAGGTCAATTTCTTTTGACCAATCTTTTGTTGGAGACCATGAAAAAGACAGCAAGCGAAAGCCAGAAAGAAGGAAGAATTATCAATATAGCATCAGACTTGCACAGAAAAGGTGTTCACAAAGAGGGCATTCGTTTTGATAAGATCAATGATGAAAAAAGGTGATCAGTTTGCATTTGCTTAATCTGATTTTTGTTCATCATCTAAGAATTGATTATGTGCTAAGTAAACAACACTAACTATATTACTGACAAACACAATTTGAAGCCCCACACCAAATATTTGTTTAATAAAACTCTTTGTTCTTGATAAAGCAATGTCTGCTTGCAACATGTGACACTATAATCTAACTAATTCATCGGTTTCTTATCACTATTTCAGCTATAGCAACTCCACTTTCGGAGTGTCTGCTTATGGACAATCAAAGCTTTGTAATGTGCTGCACACTAACGAGCTTGCAAGGCGCTTCAAGGTTATATTTTATCCTTGCTTGAATATATCTGTGAATGGCTTAGTGTTTTGGAGTTTTCACTGGGTAACTTTTGCTAGCTTAACCTAATATTCTACTTTGATCTGAGTAATAATTAGAACCAAATTTGATGATGCTTTCAAATACCTAATCCATACATTTATAGTAAACATATAAGAAGCCAAATGTGTAGGACATATAcaattaattttttaaaacacTCATCAAAAACTTAAAAGTTCTTTTTCCAGTCTGAGTTATGCATGAAGTTCTTGtgaaaacaatctgcgattaatacaaataatcaaacaagtgtgtgcgtgagtaaacgaaatcaaacggaggaagaaaagatataaacagaagagagatcctcgagtccagttgaaactgtctccttaaagctatttcgcctctcaccgtatgtgcgagtcgatagcctcccaggataaaacgaggtagcggcggcgttacggataacgagcaccttcagcgagcttgaacgggcacgaaactatcaccgagagagagagatttgtgtttagagacgaatatgtttttggtgtgtctaaccctaacgccttagaggtgtttatataggtgtagatagacttgtgcgctactcttttccataattaaatatcattaattatggaatcggtgtaatacttgcaagctactctattccataaataatctgaaacagaatcagattgaatatatcaagacatacaccatatcaattaatctgaaacaaaatcaaattaatttatgccataatatttgagccaaattctaatggaaaataataatttccattattaagagaatatcatcatatctcacacatcttttagtcataatgctcaaaaatatgacttaccaatatgggacttatacccatattttccaacaatcccccacatgggtgagattggtaatcttagtagcacacaccagacagacagacagacatacacggagtttgacttggtgatagtttcttcgatcagatatagcatacgataggtagagaatgctccttgaaccttcgctcgagtaagcataccgactttactggtagacagtagacgtgcttgtccttgaactgttcgaccgtttatgtaaacgatgatatacttatcactatatcgtttctgactcgttcagctctcatgagtatgtccattttggccatggaacatcgtcctggttctgcagaagtttctaaagaattgtgcctcgcaattctcctttgaagcggccccacttctctcccacataggtgatctttatcttatagagtaacccgcgtttactcaactgaattccatgcgttcactcctgagctccacgtattcatcaaagatcattaaaggctcaaagcttaacctcgtaccttacgggtctcactgtttcctcatcataggaacaggccaggggttacccccacagtgatttggtcatcatgatttagttgtcccattgaaccaagttcttgggatctccagtcagcaatggttgggtgtccaccatgatgccgttaagcaataggcttaaggcccatccctctcgatgatttctcaaccacttctcttgataaccctttggttagtggatccgcgatattatcctttgacggtata
This genomic interval from Apium graveolens cultivar Ventura chromosome 8, ASM990537v1, whole genome shotgun sequence contains the following:
- the LOC141680999 gene encoding short-chain dehydrogenase TIC 32, chloroplastic-like, yielding MWRFGGKGESGFSAANTAEQVTEGIDGTSLTAIVTGSTNGIGKETARVLALRGVHVVMGVRNVTAGGKVKEEFLQKIPNARIDVMEIDLNSMDSIRKFASDYVSSCLPLNILINNAGIIPAAKFTLSKDNIEQVFAVNHLGQFLLTNLLLETMKKTASESQKEGRIINIASDLHRKGVHKEGIRFDKINDEKSYSNSTFGVSAYGQSKLCNVLHTNELARRFKEEGVNITANSLHPGLIATNLFTSNGGVTNWIMNKIAVHVLKNIEQGASTTCYLALNPKVEGISGGYFTDNNKVEPSKLAKDSELAKKLWDYSLNLTDPK